One region of Sulfuriroseicoccus oceanibius genomic DNA includes:
- the ndk gene encoding nucleoside-diphosphate kinase, which translates to MAKETTLILFKPDAVEKNLVGKVLQRYEDAGFTVRGIKMMTLSDEILAEHYAHVADKPFFPEIVAFMQQTPVIALALEGEDVIAKVRDLLGPTDSTKAPAGTIRGDFGTDMMTNVCHASDSPETAAAELKRFFGEGEIFAR; encoded by the coding sequence ATGGCAAAAGAAACCACACTTATCCTTTTCAAACCTGACGCCGTTGAGAAGAACCTCGTCGGCAAGGTACTCCAGCGCTACGAAGACGCAGGCTTCACCGTCCGCGGCATCAAAATGATGACCCTCAGCGACGAAATCCTCGCCGAGCACTACGCCCACGTCGCCGACAAGCCATTCTTCCCTGAGATCGTTGCCTTCATGCAGCAGACTCCAGTGATCGCTCTCGCCCTCGAAGGCGAAGACGTCATCGCCAAGGTCCGCGACCTGCTTGGACCAACCGACTCGACCAAAGCTCCTGCCGGCACCATCCGCGGCGACTTCGGCACCGACATGATGACCAATGTCTGCCACGCATCGGACTCTCCTGAGACCGCTGCCGCTGAGCTCAAGCGCTTCTTCGGCGAAGGCGAAATCTTCGCCCGCTAA
- a CDS encoding NAD(P)/FAD-dependent oxidoreductase, whose translation MSDDCSELMNEGAPRVLVVGLGVAGSTLAWQLMWRGADVWVVDPAAERTTSRAAAGLITPITGKGMALSWRFGELWSEGEAFYQRLREATGRQVFHGCPTVRVFVSEAEARKFQRRMEGGGEYLDFVDSVFSAGEVPAAMQGAAVAAPFGGFVMKGGGWVDTAALLDVTRAELDARGRFVCGVLDERELEVREDGVVWNARRYDAVVFCQGAEGRNNALFAGHVAFRPAKGEFLTLGLKETTLENLGSVVNRQGTWICPRGDGSARSGSTYDFECFDHEPTSGGRAAIVSKLEQFLESVPQVIGASAGVRPVIRQSQPVAGFHPGYGRRVGFFNGLGSKGCSVGPWAAGLMAESVVRGGALPDELDLAGVWSDEAQPS comes from the coding sequence ATGTCTGATGATTGCTCCGAGCTGATGAATGAGGGTGCGCCGCGCGTGTTGGTGGTGGGACTTGGGGTGGCGGGATCGACGCTGGCGTGGCAGTTGATGTGGCGTGGGGCGGATGTTTGGGTGGTGGATCCGGCGGCGGAGCGGACGACATCGCGGGCGGCGGCTGGGCTGATTACGCCGATCACCGGGAAGGGAATGGCGTTGTCGTGGCGGTTTGGCGAGCTGTGGTCGGAGGGGGAGGCGTTTTACCAGCGCTTGAGGGAGGCTACGGGACGGCAGGTTTTCCACGGGTGCCCGACGGTGCGGGTGTTTGTGAGTGAGGCAGAGGCGCGGAAGTTTCAGCGGAGGATGGAGGGCGGTGGGGAGTATTTGGATTTCGTAGACTCTGTGTTTTCTGCGGGCGAGGTGCCGGCTGCGATGCAGGGGGCTGCCGTAGCTGCGCCGTTCGGTGGGTTTGTGATGAAGGGCGGGGGCTGGGTGGATACCGCGGCATTACTCGATGTGACGCGGGCAGAGCTCGATGCGCGTGGGCGGTTTGTGTGCGGTGTGCTTGATGAGCGCGAGCTGGAAGTGAGGGAGGACGGGGTGGTTTGGAATGCGCGTCGATACGATGCGGTGGTTTTCTGCCAAGGGGCTGAGGGAAGGAACAACGCGTTGTTTGCGGGGCACGTGGCGTTTCGTCCGGCGAAGGGTGAGTTTTTGACGCTCGGGTTGAAGGAGACCACGCTCGAGAACCTAGGGTCGGTGGTGAACCGACAAGGGACGTGGATTTGTCCGCGGGGGGATGGGTCGGCGAGGTCTGGATCGACCTATGATTTCGAGTGTTTTGACCACGAGCCGACCTCCGGGGGACGGGCGGCGATTGTTTCGAAGTTGGAGCAGTTTTTGGAGTCGGTTCCGCAGGTCATTGGTGCGTCTGCCGGGGTGCGACCGGTGATCCGTCAGAGCCAGCCGGTAGCCGGGTTCCATCCGGGGTATGGGCGTCGGGTAGGGTTTTTCAATGGATTGGGAAGCAAGGGATGTTCGGTGGGGCCTTGGGCGGCGGGGCTGATGGCAGAGTCGGTGGTACGAGGTGGGGCGTTGCCGGACGAGCTTGACCTGGCGGGAGTTTGGTCCGATGAAGCGCAACCATCATGA
- a CDS encoding class I SAM-dependent methyltransferase — protein MSETNQSSSFGGGRFPRAVKVCHEVLASRIAEGDVVVDATAGNGHDTLALAKLVGDSGRVVAIDIQQAAVDATRMRCAEHGVDGRVELHCGSHDGLAEILDGREVSAVVFNLGYLPGGDKEVITHSDSTMVALEAALAALKVGGVLVVVCYPGHDGGRQEAEVVERWAAELDERMYLAVSYRMMNQRKRPPFVVAVEKRATDGRG, from the coding sequence ATGAGTGAGACGAATCAGAGCAGTTCTTTTGGAGGCGGTCGGTTTCCGCGCGCAGTGAAAGTGTGCCACGAGGTTTTGGCGTCGAGGATAGCCGAGGGGGATGTGGTGGTGGATGCGACGGCGGGAAATGGTCACGACACGTTGGCTCTGGCGAAGCTGGTGGGCGACAGCGGGCGCGTGGTGGCAATTGATATCCAGCAAGCGGCGGTGGATGCGACGCGGATGCGCTGCGCGGAGCACGGCGTGGACGGTCGGGTTGAGTTGCACTGTGGCTCGCACGATGGGTTGGCGGAGATTCTCGACGGTCGTGAGGTGTCGGCGGTGGTTTTCAACCTGGGCTATTTGCCGGGTGGGGATAAGGAGGTGATTACTCACAGTGATTCTACAATGGTCGCGCTTGAGGCGGCGCTGGCGGCATTGAAGGTGGGTGGTGTGTTGGTAGTTGTTTGTTATCCCGGGCACGATGGTGGTAGGCAGGAAGCTGAGGTGGTCGAGCGATGGGCCGCGGAGCTGGATGAACGGATGTATTTGGCGGTGAGTTATCGGATGATGAACCAGCGCAAGCGTCCGCCGTTTGTGGTGGCGGTGGAAAAACGGGCCACAGATGGGCGCGGATGA
- a CDS encoding IS256 family transposase: MTPRPDKTTTPQLKSILAEQEDFLRPLVQKLMQEMLEEEMNETLQAVKSERSDRRRGYRSGSYQRSLLTRVGRIELRVPQDRDGLFSTEIFDRYQRSEKALVSTLIEMYVQGVSTRKVAQITEELCGHRVSASVVSRLNKTLDEELENFARRKLSHAYPYLILDARYEKVRENGVVRSQAVLIAIGITWDGRREVLATELDQRESGSSWKNFLLQLKQRGLTGVEFCVTDNHAGLRRAISEVLPEALWQRCYVHFLRNALDHLPRKHDDDCCTELRWIYDRRDINEARQDLRAWLAKWGGKYHKLCDWVESEIEETLTFYRLPREHHKHLKSTNMLERLNEEIKRRTHIIRTFPNKAAAQRLIRAVTHQVHEQWIDQHRYLNMDHLKEAQKLSLTSNQTSAA; the protein is encoded by the coding sequence ATGACCCCACGACCAGATAAGACCACAACGCCGCAGTTGAAAAGTATTCTTGCCGAGCAGGAAGATTTTCTGAGGCCCTTGGTTCAGAAATTGATGCAGGAGATGCTCGAAGAAGAAATGAACGAGACACTCCAGGCGGTAAAATCAGAACGCAGCGACAGACGCCGAGGTTATCGCAGCGGCAGTTATCAACGCAGTCTCCTGACACGGGTAGGAAGGATCGAGCTGCGCGTTCCTCAAGATCGCGACGGACTCTTCAGCACCGAGATCTTCGATCGCTATCAACGCAGCGAGAAGGCTTTGGTAAGCACCCTGATCGAAATGTACGTGCAGGGCGTCTCGACACGTAAAGTCGCGCAGATCACCGAGGAGCTCTGTGGTCACCGAGTTAGCGCCAGTGTGGTAAGCAGGCTGAACAAAACGTTGGATGAAGAGCTTGAGAACTTCGCCCGACGCAAGCTCAGCCATGCCTATCCCTATCTCATCCTGGATGCCCGGTACGAAAAGGTTCGGGAGAACGGCGTGGTGCGCAGCCAGGCTGTGTTGATCGCCATTGGCATCACTTGGGATGGGCGACGGGAGGTCCTTGCGACCGAGCTCGATCAAAGGGAAAGCGGAAGCAGCTGGAAGAACTTCCTACTTCAACTCAAGCAACGCGGACTGACGGGTGTTGAGTTCTGCGTGACTGATAACCATGCCGGCCTGCGACGAGCTATCAGCGAAGTGCTTCCCGAGGCGCTATGGCAACGCTGCTACGTCCACTTCCTTCGCAACGCTCTTGATCATCTACCTCGCAAGCATGACGACGACTGCTGCACTGAGCTGCGCTGGATCTATGACCGTCGAGACATCAATGAAGCGCGTCAGGATCTGCGGGCATGGTTGGCGAAGTGGGGAGGCAAATACCACAAGCTCTGTGACTGGGTCGAAAGTGAGATCGAAGAAACGCTTACCTTTTATCGACTTCCCAGAGAGCATCACAAGCATCTCAAAAGTACGAATATGCTCGAGCGACTCAATGAGGAGATTAAGCGTCGTACGCACATTATCCGAACCTTCCCCAACAAGGCTGCAGCCCAACGTTTAATCCGGGCTGTCACGCATCAAGTCCATGAGCAGTGGATCGATCAACACCGCTACCTGAACATGGATCACCTCAAAGAAGCCCAAAAGCTCAGCCTTACTTCAAATCAAACGTCCGCAGCCTGA
- a CDS encoding sulfatase-like hydrolase/transferase encodes MLKRLVLFLATAACLHAAEKPNIILVLVDDLGYGDLYSLHQHKRDTNGNRVIDEGEQPFINTPHLDQMAEQGALMTRHYTSAPVCAPARGSLIQGRDQGHANIRNNDFDKPIADNHTLATVLKQAGYTTAVIGKWGVGGRKPPYTAHPNDRGFDYFYGYMEHLHGHQHYPLNGGTVMEQKKPVTRGLDHAYTTDLFTARAKKFIIDQRKAGTDPFFLYLALDTPHAQLQVPTQPFPEGLGLKGGLKWPLNTNSGTNDSFIHPDYTALTNPAAKRHATMVRRIDQCMGDLLATLRDLNIADNTLVVFTSDNGTHDEAGAGNLGVAYRPQLFESFGELDGIKRDHWEGGIRVPTIAWWPQHIPANQPSTRPSAFWDWLPTFADAAGLTPPAWTNGVSLVPELTGKGEQQDKGYLYFEYAVGGATPGYEQFHPSHRGAQRGQMQSIMLTHTDGKNYKGVRYNVQNHSQPFRIYNVDTDPGETTDLAAEMPQLQQRMKDKVMQVRINGDYPRPYLQGLIPAVEVGSTKPGVHFAAFRGEWPWVPQFSTLEPVKTGIAPAPSLDQVKWTRDFGFEFSGLIEIPQDGEYTFSLKSSGPSMLWIHDFHAVDNDFHHEPGKAVTSQSLRLAKGLHPVRIATTHNGGNASLEITCNGPGMDGKSIPLSAWKHEAE; translated from the coding sequence ATGCTCAAACGTCTCGTTCTCTTCCTCGCCACCGCCGCCTGCCTCCACGCAGCCGAAAAGCCCAACATCATCCTCGTCCTGGTAGACGACCTCGGCTACGGAGACCTCTACTCGCTCCACCAGCACAAACGGGACACCAACGGCAACCGAGTCATCGATGAAGGCGAGCAACCATTCATCAACACACCACACCTCGACCAAATGGCGGAACAAGGGGCGTTGATGACCCGCCATTACACCAGCGCTCCCGTCTGCGCCCCCGCCCGTGGGTCACTCATCCAAGGCCGCGACCAAGGCCACGCCAACATCCGCAACAACGACTTCGATAAACCCATCGCGGACAACCACACGCTGGCAACCGTTCTGAAACAAGCAGGTTACACCACCGCAGTCATCGGCAAATGGGGTGTCGGCGGCCGCAAGCCTCCTTACACCGCCCACCCGAATGACCGTGGGTTCGACTACTTCTACGGCTACATGGAGCACCTCCATGGTCACCAGCACTACCCGCTCAATGGCGGCACCGTGATGGAGCAGAAAAAGCCCGTCACCCGTGGGCTCGACCACGCCTACACCACCGATTTGTTCACCGCGCGGGCCAAGAAGTTCATCATCGACCAACGCAAGGCCGGCACCGATCCCTTCTTCCTCTACCTCGCGCTCGACACCCCTCACGCCCAGCTCCAGGTACCGACCCAGCCATTCCCCGAGGGCCTCGGACTCAAGGGCGGACTGAAATGGCCGCTCAACACAAACTCCGGCACCAACGATTCTTTCATCCACCCGGACTACACCGCGCTCACCAACCCGGCCGCCAAACGCCACGCCACCATGGTCCGCCGCATCGACCAGTGCATGGGCGATTTGCTCGCCACCCTGCGTGACCTCAATATCGCCGACAACACACTCGTCGTCTTCACATCGGACAACGGCACACACGACGAAGCCGGAGCAGGCAACCTCGGCGTCGCCTACCGCCCGCAACTCTTTGAATCGTTCGGCGAACTCGACGGCATCAAGCGCGACCACTGGGAAGGCGGCATCCGCGTCCCAACCATCGCCTGGTGGCCACAGCACATCCCGGCCAACCAACCATCCACCCGCCCGTCCGCATTCTGGGACTGGCTACCTACCTTCGCCGATGCCGCAGGCCTCACCCCGCCCGCCTGGACCAATGGTGTCTCGCTGGTTCCCGAGCTCACTGGCAAAGGCGAACAACAGGACAAAGGCTACCTCTACTTCGAATACGCGGTCGGCGGTGCAACCCCTGGCTATGAGCAGTTCCACCCATCCCACCGCGGCGCACAGCGCGGCCAGATGCAGTCGATCATGCTCACCCACACCGACGGCAAGAATTACAAAGGCGTGCGCTACAATGTGCAAAACCACAGCCAGCCATTCCGCATCTACAACGTCGATACCGACCCAGGCGAAACCACCGACCTCGCCGCTGAAATGCCGCAACTCCAGCAGCGCATGAAGGACAAAGTGATGCAGGTCCGCATCAATGGCGACTACCCACGCCCGTACCTGCAGGGACTCATCCCTGCCGTCGAGGTTGGGAGCACAAAGCCTGGCGTTCACTTCGCTGCCTTCCGCGGCGAGTGGCCATGGGTGCCGCAGTTTTCCACCCTCGAGCCCGTCAAGACCGGCATCGCTCCCGCCCCATCGCTGGACCAGGTGAAATGGACACGCGACTTCGGCTTCGAGTTCTCCGGATTGATCGAAATCCCGCAGGACGGTGAGTACACATTCTCACTCAAGTCCTCCGGCCCGAGCATGCTCTGGATCCACGACTTCCACGCCGTCGACAACGACTTCCACCACGAGCCCGGCAAGGCCGTCACATCACAATCCCTGCGCCTCGCCAAAGGACTCCACCCGGTGCGCATCGCCACCACCCACAATGGCGGTAATGCCTCACTTGAGATCACCTGCAACGGCCCGGGAATGGATGGGAAATCCATCCCACTCAGCGCCTGGAAACACGAAGCTGAGTGA